GCCGACAAGCTGGTCGGTCTGTCGCTCGCGCTCTTCGCGTCGGGCAGCCGTACCGAAGACCGCTTCTGGGAAGCCAAGCTCGACGGGTTGCTCGCAAAAATAGTCCGCAACGGCAACCAGACGACGCTCGACGCCGCGCTCGACCATCTTCAGCAGAATCATCCGGACGCCTACGGCGCCCTTGCCGACATGGCCGAAACGCATAGCGAGTCGCTGATCGTCGAGCACGACGGCGTCCAGTACGAAGCGCTGCTGATCGCCGCGCCCGTGCTGGCCTGGACGCGCTATGTGATTCCGTCGGGCGCGCTGAAAGGCGACGCCGCCGACGCGTTGCGCGCGCATCTGCAGGCACACGTGCTGGCTGCCGACACCCGCGTCGCGATGGCGCCCTTTATGTATAGCATCGACCAGTTGCCGCGTCACCACGTCGAAACGTGGCGTCTCGCGCAGCAGCTGGCCCAGGCGGCCGTCGCGGGCAGTAATGCGAAGATCAATTTCGGCGAACTGCCGGAAACGTCGCCCATTCTGGCCGACCCGCGTTTCCTGCTGGCAGTCGTCGCAGCACCCGTCGGCGCACCCGTGTTCCGCTGGCAGGAAGAAGAACACGGCTCGCGGATCGAGCGCGGCCAGTGCCTCGAACAATGGGCGACGCAAGGCGGGGCCAATCTGGCCGTCGTGCTGCCCGGCTGCGAGTTCGAATGCCTGCTGCCCGACGCTTACTACTCGGCCTGCCGCGACGCCGACGAGCGCGTGCGCCCGCACACCGTCCGCACGGCAGTGCGCTATCTGTTCGACACGATCGGCACGACGCCCGACGAGTTGCGCGCGGTCGTCGCGGGCTTCGGCGAGCGGCGTATCGATGAATATCGCATCGGCTTCACGCGCCGCGGCAGCAACGACGTGATCTATGGCGTCGTGTGGCCGCTGTACGGCCGCGAAAATGGCGACCCGGGCATCGACGAGGAACCGCAGGAAGCGATGTCGCCCGAAGGTCCGCTCGAAGACATCGTTGCGTTGCTGAAGGAGACGGGCATCACCGATATCCGTCGTCATGCAGGCCGCTTCGAGCCGGAATATTGCGACGACTGCGGCGTCCCGC
This genomic interval from Paraburkholderia sabiae contains the following:
- a CDS encoding DUF2863 family protein, whose protein sequence is MRSRIAKRLPPDADKLVGLSLALFASGSRTEDRFWEAKLDGLLAKIVRNGNQTTLDAALDHLQQNHPDAYGALADMAETHSESLIVEHDGVQYEALLIAAPVLAWTRYVIPSGALKGDAADALRAHLQAHVLAADTRVAMAPFMYSIDQLPRHHVETWRLAQQLAQAAVAGSNAKINFGELPETSPILADPRFLLAVVAAPVGAPVFRWQEEEHGSRIERGQCLEQWATQGGANLAVVLPGCEFECLLPDAYYSACRDADERVRPHTVRTAVRYLFDTIGTTPDELRAVVAGFGERRIDEYRIGFTRRGSNDVIYGVVWPLYGRENGDPGIDEEPQEAMSPEGPLEDIVALLKETGITDIRRHAGRFEPEYCDDCGVPLYADPLGEIVHAEMPEDAEPAQPHFH